The stretch of DNA ACAACGACTCCGATATCGAGCACGCCGGTCTCCACATCATTTTCCACTTTTTTCGCCCCGTCCTCGTACAGCCGGATCGTGACGTCCGGATATTTATGGTGAAATCGGCCGATCACCGCCGGAAAGAAGTTGGCCCCCACCATGGGCGGCAGGCCGATGCGGATATGGCCCTGCTTCAGGCTGCGCAGGCTGTCCAGCTCGGAGGAGAGACTGTGGAAGGATTCAACGATATTCTGCGCTTTGGCGAGCAGAATCTCGCCCGCGTCGGTCAGCTTAATGCTCTTGCCCTCCCGGTAGAACAAATCCGCTCCGAGTTCCTCCTCAATCTGCCGGATCATCTTGCTGACAGTGGGCTGGGTTATATATAATGATTTGGCCGCCTTGGAGAAGCTGTTCAGACGAGCCGCCTCCACAAAATACTGCAACTGCCTAATGTCCAAAGAGTCAATCCTCCTATATAGACAAAATGAATATCATCCATTCGATATATTCATTTTACCTATGTAAATAATTGTTGTAAAATTTCAATATAGCTTGAAAGGGGCGGGCCTTATGAGAAAACTAATGATTGGAATGCTGCAAGTAGGTGCGCTGACCGTATTCTCCCTATTAATGAGCGAACTTAGCTCTTGGTTACATCTTCCGATTCCCGGAAGCATTATCGGCATGGTGATGTTGTTCATCCTGCTGGAAACCGGTGTCATCCGGCTAAGCTGGGTGGAAGCCGGGGCATCCTGGCTGCTGGCCGAGCTGCTGCTGTTCTTCGTTCCCTCCGCTATCGGTGTTATGAAATACACATCATTGCTTGAGACAGACGGTCTCAGCTTACTGGCGATTATACTGGCCGGCACTTTTATCGTTATGACCAGTTCGGGACTACTCACAGCCCTTATCTTCAAAGCCAAGGAGGGAAGACATCATGCTGACCGGACTTCTGTTTCTGGTTCTGACTCTAGGAGTTTATCTGATATCCAAACGGATTTACGCGGCCAAGACGAAAATGTACTTGTCACCGCTGATCATTACGCCGCTGCTAATTATCAGCTTCCTGCTGATGACGGGCGTATCCTTTGATTCCTACAATGCGGGAGGCAAATGGCTCACCGACCTGCTTCAGCCGGCAACCGTCGCCTTTGCCATCCCTTTGCATAAGAACTTCAAGGTGCTCAAAAAGCACGCCGCCGAGATTGCAGCAGGCGTGCTGTCAGGTACGGTAATGGCGGTTATATCCTCCGTTCTCCTGGCCAATTGGCTGCACCTCAGCAGCAATCTGGCAACAAGCCTGGTGCCCCGGTCGGTAACTACGCCGATCGCCATGAACATCTCGCAGAGCATTGGGGGCATACCAAGCATTACGGCCGTATTCGTCATTATGACCGGCGTACTTGGCACGCTGATGGGACCGACGGTCCTTCGCCTCTTCCGCATTGACAATGAAGTTGCGCGCGGAGTATCGCTGGGAACCGCCGCGCACGGTATGGGCACTTCCAAAGCCTTCGAGCTGAGTTCGCTGACCGGAACCATTTCCAGTATCGCGATGATCCTGACCGCGCTGTTTACGCTCAGCGTAACGCCGGCTCTACTCGCGGTCTTCCTCCGCTAGGCCGCCCCGGCTTGGGCCGCAGACACACGCTTCAAGCAATAGCTTAAAGCGGAGTGTCTTTTTTTTGCCACCGCTCTTTGAGGAGACTTACAGCTTCACCGGCACTTCCTTGCGGGCCGACTCCAAAGCCGCGCAGGTGACCTTAAGCGTCTTGTAGGCATCCGCGTAGTCGCTGAGTATCCCGCTGCGGTCGCCGGTGCGGACGGCATGGAGGAACGCCTCGCTCTCCGACACGTAGGGATTGCCGCTGCTGGCGTATTCGGTGCTGTTCCCGTCCCGTACCTCCAGCAGACGCTGCGGATTCCAGTCAAGCAGCCCGCGGTCATTGTAGAAGCTGAGACCGACCTTGCCCACCTCACCGGGAAGGACGCATGTATTGGAGATACTCGCCACAATGCCGCTCGCGAGCTTCAGCGATACCGTGCCCACATCTGCTACGCTGACGCCGCTCCGTTTCTCGTGCATAACCCGGCTGCCGAACATCGCATACACCTCGGTTACATCACCCGCCAGGTAGCGCAGCAGATCCACAATATGCGTCGTCTGCTCGATGAATTGTCCGCCGGACCGCTCCTGGTCGCGCCACCACGCCGCTTCCGGCATACTGCCCATCCACTGCCCTACGACCATCCCGATTTTATCGCCCTTCAGCAGTTCTTGTAGCCGCTTGACGTTCTCCTGATAACGGAAATGATAGCCTACGGAGGTCAGGAGTCCGCTCTCCTCGATATCCTGCAGAAGACTGGCCGGAATTTCCGTGCTGACCCCAAGGGGCTTCTCGACGAAAAAAGGAATGCCTCTTCGAATCAGCGTCCGCTCAATCGCGCCATGCACCCCGGGCGGCACACAGATGTAGACGGCGTCCAGCTTATGGGCGTCCAGCATTTCCGCAACATCCCCGTATCCCTTGGCGGCGTAGTGCCGCGCCATCTCCTCAGCCTTGTCTTTGCCGGTACCGCAGACCGCCAGAAGCTTGACTTCCTTCATACCAACCAGCAAGTCGGCATGCACCTTGGCGAACCACCCCGTCCCCACCATACCGATGTTAAGCGTCATTTCCACATCCCTCCGTTTCCCGTAATCATCATTTTTCAAAATATAAGAATTTATAGGTTTCACGCTTATCACTGGCCTTATATTTCTACGAGAAACGCACTTGTGTCCTCTGGGGCGCCGTCAGGCGTTTCTTCTTGTGAAGATTATACTGCGTTATCCAAGTACCCGGTAGTCTCTCCATTCCTCCGGCAATAGCCATACATACGGTGGCTGCAAAAAGCGGTCGTCGGCCAGCAGGATCACACCGGTATCGCCTTCACTGCGAATGAGGCGCCCTCCTGCCTGCAGCACCTTACACATACCCGGATACACGTAGGCGTAATCAAATCCGTTCTTGCCCTGAGCGCCGAAATATTCCCTTAGCAGGTTGCGCTCCAGTCCAAGCTGGGGCAGTCCGACGCCGACAACCATCACACCGCCGAGCCGGTCTCCCGGCAAATCGACCCCTTCCGAGAAAATCCCGCCCAGCACGGCAAATCCCAGCAGCGTCTCCTCGTTGCCAAGGCGAAAAGCTCCAAGAAACCTCTCCCGTTCCTCTTCGCTCATTCCGCTTCCCTGCACCAGCGTCCTGATCCCGGGCAATATGGCGGCAAAGGCATCGTATACTTTCTGCAAATACTGGTAAGACGGAAAAAAGACCAGATAGTTCCCTTTCCGGGCAACCATCGCCGCCAGCGCCTCCGAGAGCGGCCTAAGCGAATCGTCCCGGTCGCGAAACCGCGTCGACACCGGCAGTACGCCGACCTCCCACTGCTCTTTACGGAAGGGAGAAGGAATCGTGAGGCTGTAATCGTCCTCGCCCGCGCCGAGCATTTCCCGGTAATAATGGAGGGGCGACAGCGTCGCCGAGAAGAAAATCCGGCTGCGGAAGACCTTGGAGGACTGCGTCAGCAAATGCGACGGGTCCAGATTGAACAGCTTCAGGAAGACATCTCCTTTTTCCGTTTCCGCATAAGTGATGTAGCGCTCGTCATACATCTTGCAGGCGCGCAGCATCGCCTGGGCGTCATAGTAGGCGTCAAGCAGCCCGTCCTCCTGATCCCCTTCCGGGAGCAGCGCCGGGGCAGGGCCGAGCAGTTCACGCTCCGCCTCCTGCACGAACGCTTCCAGCAGGCCCGGCAGTTCCCCGGGATAAACGCTCCATTTGCCCGAACCACTCTGTTCGCACTCTTTGCGCAGAGCGATGAACAAGGCGTTTACGCCCCCCGCTGCAGCGCTGAGCGCGCGGTTCTGTCCCTTATAACGACGCTTCAGCGCCAGGAACGGCGCTTTACGCAAACCCGCCGAGAACATCTCCCGGCCGCGGTCGACCAGATTATGCGCTTCGTCGACAAGCAGCGCCGTATCCTTCTTCCGCTCCTCCGCTAGCCGCTTCAGGCCGATGCGGGGATCGAAAATATAATTGTAATCGCAGATTACAGCGTCGCTTGCATACGCCGCGTCCAGCGACAGCTCGAACGGGCATACCGTATGCTTGCGGGCGTATTTTTCCAGAACATGGCGGTCCATCAGCGTTTCGCTCCGCAGCATATCCATCAGCGCGCCGTTGATCCGGTCATAGTACCCATCGGCAAAAGGGCAATAGTCAGCCCCGCAGAGCCCCTCCTCCCGGAAACAGGCCTTTTCTTTGGCCGTGATCGTGACCACATGCAGATGAAGGCCGCAGGAGGACATCAGGGCAAAGGCATCTTGCGCGGCCACCCGCGTAACGGTCTTGGCTGTCAAATAAAACAGACCGCGCAGCAGTCCCTCTCCCATCGCCTTGACCGCCGGAAAAAGGGTGGACATCGTCTTTCCGATGCCCGTCGGAGCCTGAGCGAACAGATTCACACCGTCCGCGATGGACTTATAGACAGCGCCGGCCAAACGCCGCTGTCCTTCCCGGTAGGCCGGGAACGGAAACTCTAGCCTGCGGATGCTTTCGGTCCTGCGCTCCCCATGGTGGAGCAGCAGAGCCGCATAGGGTGCATACGCCGCCGCCGTAGCGCCCGCAAAAGCCGCTGCCTCGCCGGCGGACACGAGCCGCTCGAAGCTCCGCTGCTCCCCCGCCCTGCTGTGCACGTATGTAAGCCTAACCGTGATACAAGGAATATCCTGTTCCAATATAATCATATGTGCATACATTAAAGCCTGAGCCCAGTGCACCTCACGGCCCTCCTCCGGCAACTCCGGCGCTCCGGTCGACTTGATTTCCTCGACGGTAAGGCTCCCGTCCTCAGACAGCAGCAGTCCGTCGCAGCGTCCGAAGACGGCGATAATCAGGTCATCGCAGGGAATTTCCGCGCTGAGGTACACTTCCTTGCGGTCGACTTCTTTATACTGCTGCTGAATCTGCTGGTGTATGCGCGTCCCCTCCGCCAAGGAAGCGGCGCTGCGAAAGCCCGATTCAAGGCTACCGCTGCGGTACACATACTCTACAAGCGTTCTTACTGAAATCGTTACGACGGAAGTCAAGGCAAGTCCCTCCTTTCCACAACTTTCCGGCTGTTTCCGCTACGATTTTCTTTGATTATCGCGCTTCTCTTCTTCTATAGCTCTATTCCTCGCTGAAAAAGTGAACAGCGCCTGAAAGCATGCCGCTTTGCACCTTTTGGCGCACTATTTCTAGTTTTGACATTCCGTTTACATAACGGCATAATGGATTTTGTTACGATGGCGATTTATTGTCTTTTATGCCGTATCGCTTTAGGCGGAAACGGCGTTTAACATCTAGAAAGAAGGCGGTGCCGTGTCATTTATTAACGTTAAACGGTGGTTGAATAAACCTTTTATTTTTTTCACCATCATGTTTATTCTTAAGAGCTATTTGGCCTGGGCGGTTATTTTCAATAATCTGCTGCCATGGAAGTCGCTGCTTACCGAGATTCCCTTTGCCTGGGCGTTATTCTGCATTATCGAGCGTTTCGCGTCAAAGCGTAAGCTTGGCTATTATATGACGGTTAACCTGCTGGTAACGGCGATTTTTTTCGCGGCTATTATGTATTTCAAATATTACGGCGTCATCGTAACCTATCATGCAGCCGAGCAGGTCAATCAGGTGACCGCCGTCCGCAACAGCGT from Paenibacillus sophorae encodes:
- a CDS encoding Gfo/Idh/MocA family protein → MTLNIGMVGTGWFAKVHADLLVGMKEVKLLAVCGTGKDKAEEMARHYAAKGYGDVAEMLDAHKLDAVYICVPPGVHGAIERTLIRRGIPFFVEKPLGVSTEIPASLLQDIEESGLLTSVGYHFRYQENVKRLQELLKGDKIGMVVGQWMGSMPEAAWWRDQERSGGQFIEQTTHIVDLLRYLAGDVTEVYAMFGSRVMHEKRSGVSVADVGTVSLKLASGIVASISNTCVLPGEVGKVGLSFYNDRGLLDWNPQRLLEVRDGNSTEYASSGNPYVSESEAFLHAVRTGDRSGILSDYADAYKTLKVTCAALESARKEVPVKL
- a CDS encoding ATP-dependent DNA helicase, producing the protein MTSVVTISVRTLVEYVYRSGSLESGFRSAASLAEGTRIHQQIQQQYKEVDRKEVYLSAEIPCDDLIIAVFGRCDGLLLSEDGSLTVEEIKSTGAPELPEEGREVHWAQALMYAHMIILEQDIPCITVRLTYVHSRAGEQRSFERLVSAGEAAAFAGATAAAYAPYAALLLHHGERRTESIRRLEFPFPAYREGQRRLAGAVYKSIADGVNLFAQAPTGIGKTMSTLFPAVKAMGEGLLRGLFYLTAKTVTRVAAQDAFALMSSCGLHLHVVTITAKEKACFREEGLCGADYCPFADGYYDRINGALMDMLRSETLMDRHVLEKYARKHTVCPFELSLDAAYASDAVICDYNYIFDPRIGLKRLAEERKKDTALLVDEAHNLVDRGREMFSAGLRKAPFLALKRRYKGQNRALSAAAGGVNALFIALRKECEQSGSGKWSVYPGELPGLLEAFVQEAERELLGPAPALLPEGDQEDGLLDAYYDAQAMLRACKMYDERYITYAETEKGDVFLKLFNLDPSHLLTQSSKVFRSRIFFSATLSPLHYYREMLGAGEDDYSLTIPSPFRKEQWEVGVLPVSTRFRDRDDSLRPLSEALAAMVARKGNYLVFFPSYQYLQKVYDAFAAILPGIRTLVQGSGMSEEERERFLGAFRLGNEETLLGFAVLGGIFSEGVDLPGDRLGGVMVVGVGLPQLGLERNLLREYFGAQGKNGFDYAYVYPGMCKVLQAGGRLIRSEGDTGVILLADDRFLQPPYVWLLPEEWRDYRVLG
- a CDS encoding CidB/LrgB family autolysis modulator — its product is MLTGLLFLVLTLGVYLISKRIYAAKTKMYLSPLIITPLLIISFLLMTGVSFDSYNAGGKWLTDLLQPATVAFAIPLHKNFKVLKKHAAEIAAGVLSGTVMAVISSVLLANWLHLSSNLATSLVPRSVTTPIAMNISQSIGGIPSITAVFVIMTGVLGTLMGPTVLRLFRIDNEVARGVSLGTAAHGMGTSKAFELSSLTGTISSIAMILTALFTLSVTPALLAVFLR